In the genome of Nocardioides sp. NBC_00368, the window GGTCGTCGTACGACTTCGGGCTGGTCAGCCCACGTGCACGCCGCCCTCTGGCCCGTCCGTCGCCAGCTCGGTGTGCTTGACGTTGAGGAAGATCCAGATGATCGCGGAGACCCCGAGCATCATCACGGATCCGACCAGGAACGCTGCCTGGGCGCCGGAGGTGAAAGTGCCCTGGAACAGCGCGCCCTGGAAGAAGGACAAGTCGCTGCCTGGGATCAGGGCGTTCGGGTCCATCCCGGACTTGGTGATGCCGTCGTGCAGCGGAGCGGCGATGTCGTCACCACGGCTGTTGCTGAACTGGAGCGCCACCGTGCTCAGAATCGCGAGGCCGAGCGCACCGCCGACCTGCTGCATCGTGTTGAGGACGCCGGAGCCGATGCCCGAGTCCTCGGTCCGCACGTTGTGCACTGCGGTCAGGGTGAGCGGCACGAACACCATGCCCATGCCGATCGCCATGAGGAGGATGTACGGGAACAGGCTGGTCCAGTAGTTCACGTCCGCACCGACGGGGTTGCCCGCGCCGAGCGCCGAGAGGACCGCTGATGGGCTGTCGTCGACCTCGATGCGAGAGAACATGAACAGCGAGATCGCCGCGAGCAAGGTGCCTGTGCCCGAGAGGTAGCGCGGAGGGATCCGGGCCACCAGGTTGGACGACACGGCCGCGCCGATCACGATGCCGAACGAGAACGGCAGGAACGAGAAGCCGGCCTCGAGCGGGCTGAACCCCTTGATCTGCTGAACGAACAGGCTCAGGTAGAAGAACATCGCGAACATCGCGGCCGGGGCGATCATCATGGCCACGAAGCTCGTGGCCCGCGTCCGGTTCGCGAAGATCCGCATCGGCAGCAGCGGGTGGTCGACCCGCGACTCGATGACGACGAACGCGATCAGCAGGGCGGCGCCCGCGACGAGCGAGCTGATGGTCTGGACGTGGTCCCAGCCGTAGGCCTCCTCGCCGGCGCGCGAGAGGCCGAACACGATGCCCAGCAGGCCGAAGGTGCCGGTGATGGCGCCCGGGATGTCCAGCCAGCCGGTGTGCTTCTCCGACTCCTGCAGGATGCGGGGAGCCGCGAAGGCGGCGACCAGGCCGATCGGGACGTTGATCAGGAAGGTGAGCCGCCAGCCGTCGACGCCCAGGGGCTGGTCGAGGCCGGTGAGCCAACCGCCGAGGATCAGGCCGATCGCGGCGCCGATGCCCGACATGGTCGCGTACGCCGCCATCGCGCGGTTGCGCTGAGGGCCGGCGGGGAACGTCGTGGTGATCAGCGCGAGCGCGGCCGGTGCGGCGAGCGCGGCACCGACACCCTGCAGGCCTCGCGAGCCGAGCAGCAGCGCCTCGTTCTGGGCGAGCCCGCCGAGGAGCGAGCCGATCGCGAAGACGGTCAGACCGCTGATGAAGAGGCGGCGCCGTCCGTAGAGGTCGCCGAGGCGGCCGCCGAGGAGCAGCAGGCCGCCGAATGCGAGCGCGTAGCCGGTGACGATCCAGGTCAGGTTCGCCTGGGAGATCTCGAGGTCCCTACCGATGTAGGGCAGCGCGATGTTGGCAATGGTCGAGTCGAGCACCACCATCAGCTGCGCGGTGAGGATGAGCACGAGGGCGAGACCGGCGTGCGGGACCTTGGCCTTCTCCTGCTCCGGCGGCGCGGTCGTGGAGATCGTCCCTTCGGCGCCGAGGGATTCGGTGTTGGTCATCAGTTGGATTCCTTGGTGTGGTTGGAGTCAGCCGCGGATCACGGCAGGGAGGATGAGCTGGTCGACCACCTTGGCGATCAGCTCGTTCGTCGGCGGCTCCCCGAGGAGGAATGT includes:
- a CDS encoding MFS transporter; protein product: MTNTESLGAEGTISTTAPPEQEKAKVPHAGLALVLILTAQLMVVLDSTIANIALPYIGRDLEISQANLTWIVTGYALAFGGLLLLGGRLGDLYGRRRLFISGLTVFAIGSLLGGLAQNEALLLGSRGLQGVGAALAAPAALALITTTFPAGPQRNRAMAAYATMSGIGAAIGLILGGWLTGLDQPLGVDGWRLTFLINVPIGLVAAFAAPRILQESEKHTGWLDIPGAITGTFGLLGIVFGLSRAGEEAYGWDHVQTISSLVAGAALLIAFVVIESRVDHPLLPMRIFANRTRATSFVAMMIAPAAMFAMFFYLSLFVQQIKGFSPLEAGFSFLPFSFGIVIGAAVSSNLVARIPPRYLSGTGTLLAAISLFMFSRIEVDDSPSAVLSALGAGNPVGADVNYWTSLFPYILLMAIGMGMVFVPLTLTAVHNVRTEDSGIGSGVLNTMQQVGGALGLAILSTVALQFSNSRGDDIAAPLHDGITKSGMDPNALIPGSDLSFFQGALFQGTFTSGAQAAFLVGSVMMLGVSAIIWIFLNVKHTELATDGPEGGVHVG